A window of the Oxyura jamaicensis isolate SHBP4307 breed ruddy duck chromosome 28 unlocalized genomic scaffold, BPBGC_Ojam_1.0 oxy28_random_OJ71351, whole genome shotgun sequence genome harbors these coding sequences:
- the LOC118158481 gene encoding tyrosine-protein kinase JAK3-like → MDYEPRRRPCFRALIRDLNSLITSDYELLSDLSPADVTLRDSFWGYEHVAVGQDPALFEERHLKYISLLGKGNFGSVELCRYDPLGDSTGELVAVKKLQQDSAKELQDFEREIQILHSLQHDFIVKYRGVCYSRGRRGLRLVMEYLPNGCLRDYLQKNQHRLEHRSLLLYAWQICKGMEYLGAQRCVHRDLATRNILVESETHVKIGDFGLAKLLPQDKDYYVVQEPGQSPVFWYAPESLADNVFSRASDIWSFGVLLYELFTYSNKSRSPSEEFLRMMGTEKAVQIICHLLELLKDNRRLPAPAGCPVEVYTLMLSCWAFFPGARPTFSELAPKIEALRDGRSKARG, encoded by the exons taCGAGCTGCTCTCGGACCTGTCGCCCGCCGACGTGACGCTGCGGGACAGCTTCTGGGGGTACGAGCACGTGGCCGTGGGGCAGGACCCCGCGCTCTTCGAGGAGCGGCACCTCAAGTACATCTCGCTGCTGGGCAAG GGCAACTTTGGGAGCGTGGAGCTGTGCCGCTACGACCCGCTGGGCGACAGCACGGGCGAGCTGGTGGCCGtgaaaaagctgcagcaggatTCGGCCAAGGAGCTGCAGGACTTCGAGAGGGAGATCCAGATCCTGCACTCGCTGCAGCACGACTTCATCGTCAAGTACCGCGGCGTCTGCTACAGCCGGG GGCGGCGCGGGCTGCGGCTGGTGATGGAGTACCTGCCCAACGGCTGCCTGCGGGACTACCTGCAGAAGAACCAGCACCGCCTGGAGCACCGGAGCCTGCTGCTCTACGCCTGGCAGATCTGCAAG GGCATGGAGTACCTGGGGGCGCAGCGCTGCGTGCACCGCGACCTGGCCACCAGGAACATCCTGGTGGAGAGCGAGACCCACGTCAAGATCGGCGACTTCGGGCTGGCCAAGCTGCTGCCGCAGGACAAGGACTACTACGTGGTGCAGGAGCCCGGCCAGAGCCCCGTCTTCTG GTACGCGCCCGAGTCCCTGGCTGACAACGTCTTCTCCCGAGCATCCGACATCTGGAGCTTCGGGGTGCTCCTCTACGAGCTCTTCACCTACAGCAACAAGAGCAGGAGCCCCTCGGAG GAGTTCCTCCGCATGATGGGCACCGAGAAGGCAGTGCAGATCATCTGCCacttgctggagctgctgaaggaCAACAGGCGGCTCCCGGCCCCAGCCGGCTGCCCCGTGGAG gTCTACACGCtgatgctgagctgctgggctttTTTCCCCGGCGCCAGACCCACCTTCAGCGAGCTGGCGCCCAAGATCGAGGCGCTGCGGGACGGCCGCAGCAAAGCCCGGGGGTAG